A part of Olleya sp. Bg11-27 genomic DNA contains:
- a CDS encoding helix-turn-helix domain-containing protein: MDTTEIIGTNIKEYRKALGYNQDHLANYLSISREQISNYELGKRDVPYENMEKLCSLFGIELEELLEENIDIKKANLSFAFRSNGTDSDIKAIADFKKIVLNYIKIDTLINDL, encoded by the coding sequence ATGGACACTACTGAAATAATCGGAACTAATATCAAAGAGTATAGAAAAGCTTTAGGATATAACCAAGACCATTTAGCGAATTACCTATCAATCTCTAGAGAGCAAATTTCTAATTATGAACTTGGAAAAAGAGATGTTCCATATGAAAACATGGAAAAACTATGCAGTCTTTTCGGTATAGAACTAGAAGAGCTTTTAGAAGAAAATATAGATATTAAGAAAGCTAATCTTTCATTTGCTTTCAGAAGTAATGGCACAGATTCTGACATAAAAGCAATTGCCGATTTTAAAAAAATAGTTTTAAATTACATCAAAATCGATACATTAATTAATGATTTATAA